Proteins from one Nyctibius grandis isolate bNycGra1 chromosome 2, bNycGra1.pri, whole genome shotgun sequence genomic window:
- the LOC137676039 gene encoding aconitate hydratase, mitochondrial isoform X2, producing MQDATAQMAMLQFISSGLPKVAVPSTIHCDHLIEAQSGGEKDLRRAKDINQEVYNFLATAGAKYGVGFWKPGSGIIHQIILENYSYPGVMLIGTDSHTPNGGGLGGICVGVGGADAVDVMAGIPWELKCPKVIGVKLTGKLSGWSSPKDVILKVAGILTVKGGTGAIIEYHGPGVDSISCTGMATICNMGAEIGATTSVFPYNARMKKYLCKTGRADIAALADEFRQHLVPDSGCQYDQVIEINLSELKPHINGPFTPDLAHPVSDIGAVAEKEGWPVDIRVGLIGSCTNSSYEDMGRSAAVAKQALAHGLKCRSQFTITPGSEQIRATIERDGYAQILRDVGGLVLANACGPCIGQWDRKDTKKGEKNTIVTSYNRNFTGRNDANPETHAFVTSPEIVTALSIAGTLKFNPEADFLTGADGKKFKLEAPDADELPKLEFDPGQDTYQYPPKDGSGQHVDVSPSSQRLQLLEPFDKWDGKDLEDMLILIKVKGKCTTDHISAAGPWLKFRGHLDNISNNLLIGAINIENGKANSVRNALTQKFGPVPDTARYYKKMGVKWAVIGDENYGEGSSREHAALEPRHLGGRVIITKSFARIHETNLKKQGLLPLTFADPADYNKIHPVDKLSIVGLADFAPGKPLKCIIKHPNGSQETVALNHTFNESQIEWFQAGSALNRMKELQQR from the exons ATGCAGGATGCCACTGCTCAGATGGCAATGTTACAGTTCATCAGCAGCGGGCTGCCCAAAGTGGCTGTGCCTTCCACCATCCACTGTGATCACCTCATCGAAGCCCAGTCGGGTGGTGAAAAGGATCTTCGAAGAGCCAAG GACATAAACCAGGAGGTGTACAACTTCCTAGCAACGGCTGGTGCCAAGTATGGAGTGGGATTCTGGAAACCTGGCTCGGGAATCATTCACCAG atcatTCTGGAGAACTACTCCTACCCTGGGGTTATGCTCATCGGCACAGATTCACACACCCCCAATGGAGGTGGCTTGGGAGGAATCTGCGTTGGTGTGGGTGGAGCTGATGCTGTAGATGTCATGGCAGGAATCCCTTGGGAGCTCAAATGCCCAAAG GTTATTGGTGTAAAACTGACTGGCAAGCTTTCAGGCTGGAGTTCTCCTAAAGATGTAATCCTGAAAGTGGCTGGCATCCTCACTGTCAAGGGGGGAACAGGCGCCATCATCGAATACCATGGGCCTGGTGTGGATTCAATCTCTTGCACTG GAATGGCAACAATCTGTAACATGGGGGCTGAAATCGGAGCTACCACATCAGTCTTCCCTTACAACGCACGGATGAAGAAGTATTTGTGCAAGACTGGGCGAGCTG ACATAGCTGCGCTAGCGGACGAATTCCGGCAACACTTGGTACCGGATTCTGGTTGTCAATATGACCAGGTGATAGAAATCAACCTCAGTGAG CTGAAACCGCACATCAATGGACCTTTCACACCAGACCTGGCGCACCCTGTGTCAGATATTGGTGCTGTGGCAGAAAAGGAGGGCTGGCCTGTTGATATCAGAGTTG GCTTGATTGGCAGCTGCACCAACTCCAGCTATGAGGACATGGGACGCTCTGCAGCAGTGGCGAAACAGGCACTAGCGCACGGATTGAAGTGCAGATCTCAGTTCACAATCACACCAGGCTCAGAGCAGATCCGTGCCACCATTGAAAGAGACGGTTAC GCACAAATCCTGCGAGATGTTGGAGGGCTGGTTCTTGCCAACGCTTGTGGGCCATGCATTGGCCAGTGGGACAG gaaggacacaaagaaaggagagaaaaacacaataGTTACATCCTACAACCGGAATTTCACAGGTCGCAATGATGCCAATCCAGAGACTCACGCATTTGTGACCTCTCCGGAG attgtTACAGCCCTGTCCATTGCCGGCACTCTAAAATTTAACCCTGAGGCCGATTTCCTGACAGGAGCAGATGGAAAGAAGTTTAAGCTAGAAGCACCTGATGCAGACGAGCTGCCCAAGCTG GAGTTTGACCCAGGCCAGGACACCTATCAGTATCCTCCCAAGGATGGCAGTGGGCAGCATGTGGATGtgagccccagcagccagcGCCTCCAGCTTCTTGAGCCCTTCGATAAGTGGGACGGCAAGGATCTAGAAGACATGCTGATCCTCATCAAG GTGAAAGGGAAGTGCACCACTGACcacatttctgcagctggaCCCTGGCTCAAATTCCGTGGCCATCTGGACAACATCTCCAACAACCTGCTCATCGGTGCCATCAACATTGAAAACGGCAAAGCCAACTCTGTGAGAAATGCATTAACCCAGAAGTTTGGGCCAGTTCCCGACACAGCCCGTTACTACAAG AAAATGGGTGTCAAATGGGCAGTTATTGGGGATGAAAACTACGGTGAGGGCTCAAGCCGGGAGCACGCAGCATTGGAGCCACGTCACTTGGGGGGTAGGGTCATCATCACCAAGAGCTTTGCCAGGATCCACG AAACCAATCTGAAGAAGCAAGGTCTACTGCCTCTCACTTTCGCTGATCCCGCGGACTACAACAAGATTCATCCTGTGGACAAGCTGAGCATTGTGGGGCTGGCAGACTTCGCGCCTGGAAAG CCTCTGAAATGCATCATCAAGCATCCCAATGGGAGCCAAGAGACAGTCGCGCTGAACCACACCTTCAACGAGTCACAGATAGAGTGGTTTCAAGCTGGCAGTGCCCTGAACAGAatgaaggagctgcagcagagatga
- the LOC137676039 gene encoding aconitate hydratase, mitochondrial isoform X1, producing MAARCVLAARLRHALNRGIRRYHVAPVLCQRAKVAMSHFEPNEYINYEKLEKNINIVRKRLDHPLTLSEKIVYGHLDDPAKQEIERGKTYLRLRPDRVAMQDATAQMAMLQFISSGLPKVAVPSTIHCDHLIEAQSGGEKDLRRAKDINQEVYNFLATAGAKYGVGFWKPGSGIIHQIILENYSYPGVMLIGTDSHTPNGGGLGGICVGVGGADAVDVMAGIPWELKCPKVIGVKLTGKLSGWSSPKDVILKVAGILTVKGGTGAIIEYHGPGVDSISCTGMATICNMGAEIGATTSVFPYNARMKKYLCKTGRADIAALADEFRQHLVPDSGCQYDQVIEINLSELKPHINGPFTPDLAHPVSDIGAVAEKEGWPVDIRVGLIGSCTNSSYEDMGRSAAVAKQALAHGLKCRSQFTITPGSEQIRATIERDGYAQILRDVGGLVLANACGPCIGQWDRKDTKKGEKNTIVTSYNRNFTGRNDANPETHAFVTSPEIVTALSIAGTLKFNPEADFLTGADGKKFKLEAPDADELPKLEFDPGQDTYQYPPKDGSGQHVDVSPSSQRLQLLEPFDKWDGKDLEDMLILIKVKGKCTTDHISAAGPWLKFRGHLDNISNNLLIGAINIENGKANSVRNALTQKFGPVPDTARYYKKMGVKWAVIGDENYGEGSSREHAALEPRHLGGRVIITKSFARIHETNLKKQGLLPLTFADPADYNKIHPVDKLSIVGLADFAPGKPLKCIIKHPNGSQETVALNHTFNESQIEWFQAGSALNRMKELQQR from the exons ATGGCGGCGCGCTGTGTGCTGGCGGCTCGGCTGCGG CATGCCTTGAATAGGGGGATACGACGCTACCATGTCGCTCCCGTCCTGTGCCAGCGGGCCAAGGTGGCCATGAGCCACTTTGAGCCTAATGAATACATAAATTACGAAAAGTTGGAGAAGAACATCAACATTGTCCGTAAGAG GCTTGACCATCCCCTGACTTTGTCTGAGAAGATTGTCTATGGACACCTGGATGACCCAGCAAAACAGGAGATTGAGCGGGGCAAGACCTATCTGCGCTTACGGCCAGACCGTGTGGCCATGCAGGATGCCACTGCTCAGATGGCAATGTTACAGTTCATCAGCAGCGGGCTGCCCAAAGTGGCTGTGCCTTCCACCATCCACTGTGATCACCTCATCGAAGCCCAGTCGGGTGGTGAAAAGGATCTTCGAAGAGCCAAG GACATAAACCAGGAGGTGTACAACTTCCTAGCAACGGCTGGTGCCAAGTATGGAGTGGGATTCTGGAAACCTGGCTCGGGAATCATTCACCAG atcatTCTGGAGAACTACTCCTACCCTGGGGTTATGCTCATCGGCACAGATTCACACACCCCCAATGGAGGTGGCTTGGGAGGAATCTGCGTTGGTGTGGGTGGAGCTGATGCTGTAGATGTCATGGCAGGAATCCCTTGGGAGCTCAAATGCCCAAAG GTTATTGGTGTAAAACTGACTGGCAAGCTTTCAGGCTGGAGTTCTCCTAAAGATGTAATCCTGAAAGTGGCTGGCATCCTCACTGTCAAGGGGGGAACAGGCGCCATCATCGAATACCATGGGCCTGGTGTGGATTCAATCTCTTGCACTG GAATGGCAACAATCTGTAACATGGGGGCTGAAATCGGAGCTACCACATCAGTCTTCCCTTACAACGCACGGATGAAGAAGTATTTGTGCAAGACTGGGCGAGCTG ACATAGCTGCGCTAGCGGACGAATTCCGGCAACACTTGGTACCGGATTCTGGTTGTCAATATGACCAGGTGATAGAAATCAACCTCAGTGAG CTGAAACCGCACATCAATGGACCTTTCACACCAGACCTGGCGCACCCTGTGTCAGATATTGGTGCTGTGGCAGAAAAGGAGGGCTGGCCTGTTGATATCAGAGTTG GCTTGATTGGCAGCTGCACCAACTCCAGCTATGAGGACATGGGACGCTCTGCAGCAGTGGCGAAACAGGCACTAGCGCACGGATTGAAGTGCAGATCTCAGTTCACAATCACACCAGGCTCAGAGCAGATCCGTGCCACCATTGAAAGAGACGGTTAC GCACAAATCCTGCGAGATGTTGGAGGGCTGGTTCTTGCCAACGCTTGTGGGCCATGCATTGGCCAGTGGGACAG gaaggacacaaagaaaggagagaaaaacacaataGTTACATCCTACAACCGGAATTTCACAGGTCGCAATGATGCCAATCCAGAGACTCACGCATTTGTGACCTCTCCGGAG attgtTACAGCCCTGTCCATTGCCGGCACTCTAAAATTTAACCCTGAGGCCGATTTCCTGACAGGAGCAGATGGAAAGAAGTTTAAGCTAGAAGCACCTGATGCAGACGAGCTGCCCAAGCTG GAGTTTGACCCAGGCCAGGACACCTATCAGTATCCTCCCAAGGATGGCAGTGGGCAGCATGTGGATGtgagccccagcagccagcGCCTCCAGCTTCTTGAGCCCTTCGATAAGTGGGACGGCAAGGATCTAGAAGACATGCTGATCCTCATCAAG GTGAAAGGGAAGTGCACCACTGACcacatttctgcagctggaCCCTGGCTCAAATTCCGTGGCCATCTGGACAACATCTCCAACAACCTGCTCATCGGTGCCATCAACATTGAAAACGGCAAAGCCAACTCTGTGAGAAATGCATTAACCCAGAAGTTTGGGCCAGTTCCCGACACAGCCCGTTACTACAAG AAAATGGGTGTCAAATGGGCAGTTATTGGGGATGAAAACTACGGTGAGGGCTCAAGCCGGGAGCACGCAGCATTGGAGCCACGTCACTTGGGGGGTAGGGTCATCATCACCAAGAGCTTTGCCAGGATCCACG AAACCAATCTGAAGAAGCAAGGTCTACTGCCTCTCACTTTCGCTGATCCCGCGGACTACAACAAGATTCATCCTGTGGACAAGCTGAGCATTGTGGGGCTGGCAGACTTCGCGCCTGGAAAG CCTCTGAAATGCATCATCAAGCATCCCAATGGGAGCCAAGAGACAGTCGCGCTGAACCACACCTTCAACGAGTCACAGATAGAGTGGTTTCAAGCTGGCAGTGCCCTGAACAGAatgaaggagctgcagcagagatga